In a genomic window of Xenopus laevis strain J_2021 chromosome 5S, Xenopus_laevis_v10.1, whole genome shotgun sequence:
- the LOC108717794 gene encoding myelin and lymphocyte protein produces the protein MAATTTNEAVYEDTSSLPSGFRVLAEFPDVLMIPDLIFGGLVWILVASSKVPLPILQGWVMFVSVSLFIFSFLFMMLYCAHAHGGKSSWTTIDASYHCIAAFFYLSASVLESYSTIALNDLPFYQLYQENIAAVVFAYLATLSYTVHAMFSLIRWKGSS, from the exons ATGGCAGCTACGACCACCAATGAAGCAGTATATGAAGATACATCTTCTTTACCATCGGGTTTCAGAGTTTTGGCAGAATTTCCTGATGTGCTGATGATACCAGATTTA ATTTTTGGAGGTCTCGTATGGATTCTGGTGGCTTCTTCCAAAGTGCCATTACCAATTTTACAAGGATGGGTCATGTTCGTCTCCGTATCCCTTTTTATCTTCAGTTTTCTTTTCATGATGCTGTATTGTGCTCATGCACATGGGGGAAAGTCATCCTGGACAACAATT GATGCATCCTACCACTGTATTGCTGCTTTCTTTTACTTGAGTGCCTCTGTTCTGGAAAGCTACTCCACCATTGCACTGAATGATCTACCATTCTATCAGCTTTACCAAGAGAATATTGCGGCTGTG GTGTTTGCCTATCTTGCCACCCTATCCTATACAGTTCATGCCATGTTCTCGCTCATAAGGTGGAAAGGATCATCATAA